The following proteins come from a genomic window of Cronobacter muytjensii ATCC 51329:
- a CDS encoding GhoT/OrtT family toxin, which produces MTLYQHMLVFYAVMAAIAALITFFIAKDKTSIKLLSATLVGATWPMSFPVALLVALF; this is translated from the coding sequence ATGACGCTTTACCAACATATGCTCGTTTTCTACGCCGTCATGGCGGCGATCGCGGCGCTGATCACTTTCTTCATCGCTAAAGACAAAACCAGTATTAAGCTTTTGAGCGCGACGCTGGTTGGCGCAACATGGCCGATGAGTTTCCCCGTCGCGCTGCTGGTGGCGCTGTTTTAA